TTGAAAACATTAGAAAATCTCATATATTTTCTAATTAAAATAATATGTACAAAGTTTTGCAATTTTCTTTGATTTATTTTCCAGAAATTTATTGTTAGTCTTAATATATTCTTTTGCAAATAAATTGAGGAGAAAATGTTTTTTCATTTTCTCCTCAAAAACTAAATTTTTTCTATTTATAATAATGTCGTAAAAAATTTTTTATTAAAAGCTTTAACCTTTAATTGCACCTATCATTAAACCACTAGTAAAGTATCTCTGGAAAAATGGATATACTAGAGCAATAGGAACAACAATTATTACAACTAAAGCCATTCTTATCGGGTCACTTGGAATATTAACTATATCAGCTCCCATATTTGAAAGTGATTTTTGCCCCTCTGGAGATTTTAAAAAACTAATAGTACCTTCAATTTCCATTAAAATAGCTTGTAAAGGTTTCAAATCTGGTCGATTTTCGATATATAATGAAGCAGTCATCCAACTATTCCAATATCCAAAGGCGAGAAAAATTGCAATTGTAGCTAACACTGGTTTTGACAAGGGCAGGACAATTTGAAAATATTTTCTAAAGTGTCCTGCACCATCAATATCTGCTTGCTCTAATATAGAATCTCCTAACTGACCTTCGAAAAATGTCTTAATAATTATTATATTGAATGAGGAGACTGCTCCTAATACTATAAGAACTGTCCATGTATCTCCTAGTTTTAAGAATCCCTTGTTAATCATGTAGGATGGGATCAAACCACCACTAAAAAGCATAGGTATTAAAATATAAATTAAGGCAAACCTTTGAAATTTAAATTTCTTTTGTGTAAGAAGATATGCATAAGTTGAGTTCAAGAAAATTCCTAAAGCTGTACCTAGAAAAGTTGTTACAACTGATACAAGTAAAGCTCTTGGAATACCACTTTGAATACCAAATATAATTTTATATGCTTCTAGAGAAAAATCTTCCGGTATAAATTGATAACCGTTAATATTTAAATTTGCTTCAGAAGTAAATGAAATACTCATTGCAAGTATTACTGGTAATAAACACAGAAGCGCGAATACTATAGCTATCAATGAGAAAATAATATTCGTAGTAATGCTAATGTTGTTATATTTTTCTAATCCTGATCTTAAACCTTTTTTTGTTTTATTCATTCTACTACCTCTTTCATCTAGAACAGTGATGACTCAGGGTCCACTTTCTTAATTACAAGGTTCGCTGCCACTACCATGAAGAATCCTATTACAGACTGTAAGAATCCCACTGCAGAACCTTGAGGTAAATTACCTGCTTTCGTCGCAGAATTATAAACATACACATCAACTGTAATATAGGTGTCGTAAAGTGGGAAAGCTTGTCTTGGAACTAAATAGTATAAGTCTAGTCCTGTAGTAAAAATACTTCCAATGCTCATAATCAGCATTACGGAAATAGTTCTTCTCAAGTGTGGAATAGTTATAAATCTAGCTTGCTGGAACTTTGTTGCACCATCTATCATAGCAGCTTCATATAATGAGTTATCAATACTTGTGATAGCTGACATATATATAATCGATGTATATCCTATACTTTTCCACTGATTCATAAAGATTAATATAAACCTCCAATACTGTGGAGTGTTATACCAATCTATTTGCTTACTTGAATTTGCAAGCAACACATTATTTATATAACCTCTATTAGGTGCAAGAAATGCATACACAATGTTACTTACAACAACCCAAGATAAGAAATGTGGAAGGAACATCATAGTTTGAGTAGTTTTCATTACTTTTTTGCTACGGAGTTCTGAAAGCATCATTGCTATAGCTACAGGTAAAATTGCTCCTAAGATTATTCCAATAATATTATAGAATAGAGTATTAAAAATCATTTTTGGAGCATCTGGCGTTCTAAACAATACTTCAAAATTCTTAAAACCTGCCGACTTTGATGTAAATAAGCTATAAAAAAAGTTATGACCTGGCTTAGGTCTATAGTTTTTAAATGCTAATAGTAAACCTGGTAAAGGTAAATACATAAAAAGGAAAAAGTATATAAAGGTAGGTAACCCTAATATAACCAACTCTAAATCAGTTGATTTCCACTTTTTACCTTTTTTTGTCTTTACTTCAGACTGATCTTTGTTCTTTGACATTTTTATTTCCCTCACGTTTAAACTAATACTAGCCCTGCATTTCAAATAAATACTCTACAAGGCTAGTTAATTCTATATTTGATTATTTGTTATTATTTTTTTGCAAGGAATTCATCAATTTGCTTTTGGGCTTCTTCAATAACTTTATCAATTCCAATTTGATCCATCTCTTGTAACATTTTTGGTAATATTTCCTCTGGATCACCTTCACCTGTATGCAATGGTTCAAAATATTTCGATGTGACATTATTCAAAGCTGATACTTCAGTCTCTACATTGCTTGGATCAAACATAAACCCTAACAACTTAGAAACATCAGCTGTTTTGTTAATTTCGTGAACGTCTTGCCATTGTCCTAGGTTAGCAAGCTCCATTATAGGATCGCCAATTTTCAACTCTGGATAATCTTTTGCATTTGTTTCTGTTACTTGTGGCGCAACTGTGTATAGGTTCATAAATTGACCTTGTTGATATATAGCTGGTCCATACTTACCTTCATCAGTCTTGATTATTATATTATTTTCTTTATCCACAAAATCGTAATGTTCTCCCTCGATACCATAAGCTAATAGATTTCTCAAATAAGGATCTACATTAATGCGCTCCAATACTTTAATAGCATCCACAGGATATTTACTTGCAGCATTTATTACCCAGTAAGAACCTTGAATTGTTGTGGTTGTGTACATAGGTCCTAATCTTGGTACTGTAACTATTGGAGATTGATGTTCTCTTTCCCATTGTGTTTCTACACCTGGATAACCTTGGGATGACCAAATGTGTAATTGAGAGTTATCCAATTCACCAAATTCTACAAATTCTTGATTAATTATCTCATCTTTATACCATTTATGTAATATCCTGAATCTATCTTGGATCTCTTGTTCAGCATATAGATTTAAGACGTCGGTTGAGCCAAATTTAACAGCTACTGGTCCAGCTATATTTTCATAATCATAATTCAAATATTGAACACCTGAGCTTGTCATAAGCATTGGATTCGTATCAGGATTTTTTTCTTTCATCTGCTTAACTATAGGGTCAAGATCTTGTAATGTCTTAACATCTTTAACACTCTTTTCACCTAACCCAGATTTCTCTAAATAAGCTTTGTCATATACCCAATATTGAGTAGCTGATGAATCTTTATATGTTGGTATACCAAATATATTTCCATCACCTAGAGTTACTCCTCCCCAAACCGTTTCAGGTATTAAAGCTTTTAGATTAGGTGCTGCTGGTAGAAGTTGAGATACATCATAAAATAAACCATTTCTAGCGAAATCAGTAACACCTACTAAGTCTGGTCCCCATGTCATATCATAATACTCACCACCATTAATTTTTGTATTCATGTTGGTTCCATATTCACCCCATGAGAAGTATGTAAGATTAATATTTACATTGAGATGCTCTTTCAAATACTTATTAACTTCTTCAAAGACTTTATCATGGTCATCCGGGGCACCACCAACTGTATACATTGAAAGTGTTTCTCCACTACCTTTGTAATCATCTAGGTCAGCAGAAAAAATATTATTGTCCGGATCAACTTTTACTTTCTCTGTACTTGTTGTTATTTCTTGCTTGTCATTATTAGTATTAGAGCAAGCAACAGCATTCAGCATTAACAATAATGATAAAGCTAACGTTGTAGTTTTTTTGAATTTCGACATTTTGTAAACCCTCCCACAAATTTTTTAATTACCGATCTACTTTTGTGCAATTCTATTATGCAAATTGTATAGGATTTACAAATACTTTTCAAAATTAGAAAGCTAAACTTTATGTTTTTCTACATTTAAGCTATTTCTAGAGGCATAATTTGTGCATAATGACAACAGGAGTAATTTATTGCTCTCCTTGTTTTATTCATTTTTTTGTATCATAATAAGCATAAAGTCACTATAAAGTAAGATACTTCAAAGAAAGAAGGATTAATATGAATGATGAATTAATTAAAAGAATCCAAAAAATGGATAGTATTCTTGAAAAACACACAGCTGCTCTTGAAAAACTAAACGCAGCTCTTGACGAATATGAAGAAAGCAACAAAGAATATCAAGAGTTAAGTGATTATTATTCAAGTCAAACCTGGTTTGACGATTACGATGCAGAAGCTGCAGGTGAAATTCCTGAAGATATGACTAGAGCTGTATTAAGCGAAGATGCAGTATTTAATTTAATTGGAGAACAGTTAAATACCGCAATAAGAATGTTAGAGACTGGTACTGAAGCCGTTAAGAATGGTTAGTGAGGATTAATTACATTTTATTGACCTCATTGGTGATGCAATTTGTGAAGGCTTCTTCTCTATTGAAACCAATGACTTCGTAGAATTAACTGGTCACAAACAAATTTCAGTACGTCATATGTTTGAAAACAAAGATGATTTCCAAATCGGAAATAGAGTCAGTACAGACAAATAATTTACAATTTGTGATTTAAAAATTATAGCTAGATGATGAAGTAATGTACCGACCCCCAAAAGTTAGACCAAAATCTAACGAATGGGAGGTCGGTATTTTTATGGCAAAACATAGTTTTGAATTCAAGAAGAAAGTTGTTTTAGAATATTTGGATGACAAGGGTGGTTTTACATATCTTTCTAAAAAATATGGACTTGGCTCTAAGACACAGTTACGCAGTTGGATTAATGCATATAAAATGTTTGGTGACGAAGGATTAATGCGTTCTCGTAAAAAAGAAAAATATTCTTTCGAAATTAAGCTTTCTATTGTAGAGTTATATCTATCAAGTGAGATTTCATATCAAGACTTGGCAATTCAAGAAGGTATAAGCAATCCAAGTATGATTTGTAACTGGGTCAGTCGCTTTCGTGCTGCCGGTCCTGATGCTTTGAAACCACGCAAGAAAGGTCGAAAAAGAAAATTGGATAAACCTAAGATAGATAATAAAGCTCAAGAAGCGGAAGAAAGAATAGTTGATACAAGTGCAGAACATGTTAAAGAATTAGAAGATGAACTGCTTAAGTTAAGAATCGAGAATGCCTTTTTAAAAGAACTGAGGAGACTGCGTTTAGAGGACGAGGCAAAAATGAGAGAACGGCACTCGTCATCAACAGTCTCCGAGGAGAATTCAAACTAAAAGACCTTCTCTCTTATACAGGCATGCCTAAAGCAACATATATGTACTGGCAGAAAAGATTAGATAGAGAAAATCCTGACAAAGAAATCGAGGAAAAGATTCTTGAAATCAGAGATAATCACAAGGATTATGGTTATCGTCGAGTGACTGGAGAATTAAGAAATCAAGGATACTATGTAAACAAAAAGAAAGTACAACGTATAATGCAAAAACTTGTTTTGCAAGTCACTTCTTTCACTCGAAAAAGCCGGAAATACAGTTCATATAAAGGTAAAGTTGGAACGGTTGCTCCTAATCGCATAAGGAGACGATTTAATACATGTATACCACATCAGAAGATTACAACAGATACTACAGAATTTAAGTATTATGAGATTAATGCAAAAGGTCAAATGACAATGCGTAAGCTTTATCTGGATCCATTTATGGATATGTGTAATGGTGAAATTATAAGCTATGGAATTGACAAGAAACCTTCAGCCAAAAATGTCATGGATGCATTGGAACAGGCTATTGCAATAACATCAGATTGCAAATTCAGAAGAACTTTCCATTCGGATCAAGGCTGGGCTTACCAAATGAAAGCATACTCTCATCGTCTAAAGGAGGAAAGAATCTTCCAAAGCATGTCTCGTAAAGGCAACTGTCACGATAACGCTGTTATGGAGAATTTCTTTGGTTTGTTAAAACAAGAAATCTATTATGGTGCTACTTACTATAGCTATGATGAGTTAAAGTCAGAAATAGAACGATACATAAAGTATTATAATGAACAAAGAATTAAAGAAAAACTAGGATGGCTAAGTCCAGTGCAATACAGACTTAGACTCTTGGCTGCATAAAAATAGCGTAGCAGCCATATAAACTGCTACGCTAAAAAAGTCTAACTTTTGGGGGTCACATCATAATACTAATCATCTAGCTATTTTTATTTATTCAGTCTTCAAGAAATTCAATGCTAAACGTTTGAATATTTCTATCGTATCTAAATATTCATCTATTTCAACATATTCATCGACAATATGGGCATTTTTTGTAAGACCTGGACCGTAAACTACTAATTGAATATCATCTGAAATATGTATATATCTTGATAACTCACATGTTCCAACCAGAGGTCTCACTTTAACATTTTTATTTGGAGCAGCTGCTATCAATGAACGAATTAGTTCGTTGTCTTTTCCAGCCTCAGCAGGATCCAAGACCTGATCGTACTCAATGCTTAATTTGGCCTTACTTTCATCTTTATTGTTAGCTGAAATTGCATCTTCGAAAAGTTTAATGGATTCTTTGGACCCAAATTCAGGAACTGTACGGGTATTTCCTACTAGCTTAACGTTGTCAGGAACTGAATTAACCTGAATTCCTCCTTCAATCATAGAAAACACATTTATCGTTGATCCTAAATTTTCATTTTGATAATTAGGATTAGCAGTAACTTCATCAAATTGCCGTTGCACTTTATCAATATAATCTACTGCAGTCATGATTGCATTTATACCAAGCTCTGGCATTGATGAATGGGCTGCTTTACCCTTAGCAGAAATTGTATACATGATGGAACCTTTAGAAGCAAAAATTGCTTGATTCTCATTATCTCTTTTTGTTGGTTCAGGAATAACAATAGCATCTACTCCATCTAAGTAACCACCTTCAACAAGGTCCAAAGCTCCTTGCATACCTACTTCTTCACCAACTGTACCTAAGAACCAAATTTCACCTGGGAATTCTTGACCTGACTCGATAATATCTAAAATTGCACATAAACTTGCTGCAACACCAGCTTTCATATCCGAAGTGCCGCGGCCATACATTCTATTATCGATTACTTCAGCAGAGAAAGGCCCATAAGTCCAACCTTCACCTGGAGCTACTACATCTAAATGCCCAGAAAACGCGAAGACTTTTCTATCTTCAGCAGCAGATTTGCCCTTAAGTTTAACAATAATATTATTTCTTCCTGGGTAAGATACTACAGTATCAGTATCAACATTTTCATAATCTTTAAATAAGTCTAAGATGTAATTAGCAACTAGCTCTTCATAATTATTTACAGATTCTATTTTTATTAAATCTTCCAGAATTTTAATATATTTATCCATAAAATTTTCTCCTACTTCTCAACTTTATTAGCATAAGGCTTTGCTTGTTTGTGTGCTAATATCCATAATACTCCTGTTAAAATGCTAAAAATAATATTAATTATCCACGCCCAGGCGTAAGCACCACTATAATCATAAATTACAGAAACTAACAAAGGACCAAAAGCTGCACCAACCTGCATAGCAGACTGTACGAAACCATAAGCTTCACCATACATATTTTTATCAAAAATTGACGAAGTTATTAAAGGTGGAATTACTGTCCCTATAGCTAAACCAAAACCAAAAACAACAGCAACAGCCCAGGCTCCCCAAGTTTTATCCGCAAATAACATACATACAAAACTAAGCGCTAGGGCAGCTGAACTCAATGCAAGTGCTGTATAAATACCATATTTATCTGCTAGTCTACCAATTAGCAGTTTACCAAATACACCCAAAAGCAAGTATAATGAAACAACCGTACCTGCAGTACCTACACCAGCTGCATCTTGTAATGCTGGTGGGAATTGTAAAGTTGCACCATTTGCTAAACCGTTCATAGCAGATCCTAATAATAGGGATATAAAGAAAACAGTTGTTAATGATGCAGATATTGATAGTCCGACATTTAGCGACTTCATTTTCTCTTTACTTACTTCAGTTTCAATTTCCGCTTGAGCTGCAAGTTCATTAGCTTTATCAGCATGCATTTCTTTAGAAGCTTCATTAGTATCTTCATTATTATCCTCATTAATGTCATCAGGTATATAACCATACGGTTTAAGACCTAAATTCTCAGGCTTAAGATATATAAGGAAATAGCCTGCGAGAACTGCAATTACTAAAATTATTATAGAATATATGCGATATGAACTTCTCCAGCCAAAATTTTTGATTAATGCACTAATCATTGGACTTAGAATTGCACCACCTGCGGAAATACCGGACACCGCTATAGAAGTTGCAAGTCCTCTTTTCTCATTAAACCAATTATTTATCAGCATCATCATAGGAATCTGTGCTGTAGTTATATAAGCAAAACCTACAAAAAATGCCAATACATAAAAATGGTATTCGTTCTGAGACATGGAATATCCAAATACAGCACCAGCAAATATTAAGGCTGTAATTCTCCAAATACGTTTAAAATCATACTTCGTCAGAAAATAGGAAACAACCGGACCCAAGAAAATCCCAACGGCTTGAGTGATTGTAGTATTAAAAGAAAATTTAGTTCTAGAAAACCCTAAATCGCTTGTGACTGCAAGCTGCCAAGTATTTGATAGAGAATTAACTATTGGTACATATACACCTAATACCAATGTCGCAACAATCAATATTACCCACGCATAGTGGAATCTTCCTTGTTCGTTTTTGTTTGTCATGATAATTTCCTCAATTCTAGTAACAAATACTAAATAATTATAACTAAAATGAATAGAGCAAAAAACCTTATTTTATAAACATTTAAAGACTTCACTTTAAGTGGAAAATAAACTCTATATAACGAGCTAAATACGGTTATTATATCTTTACCATCATCTTGTATTTGATATAATTAAAATAACGAAAATAACGAATAAAGAGGAGGTCATTTTCATGGAAGATAAATTGAACTTTTATACAATAATTAAATTCATAATTCTAACAATAGGGATAGTTGCTACAATAGTCTTTCTTTTCAAAGGAGAATTTTGGACTGCGACTACAGTAGCCTTATCAACGGGATTTACATATGTTGTAATTGATTATTTCATTACCTTACTAGAAACTCTCTTTGATATTAGCCTTAAAGCTGAATATATTGCTGAAGATATTTATTCAAAGAATAAAATGGAAGAAGAAAAATAAAACATAAAAAATTGGTAATTAATTTAAATAGGAGTATTTACTTCATAAACAAAAACTAACGGGACATATGTCCCGTTAGTCTTTTTACGTTTTAATGCTATTTACAATATCATCTTAACGCTCATTATTTCTACGTTTTGCAACATAAGCTGCCATTATTACTACACTTAATCCTACTACTATGTAAAGTGAGTTTTCAGCTACACCAGTCTTTGTTACATCTGAAGCTTTTTTATCTGTTGTAGTTGTAGCATTAGTACCAGGTTTTTCTACACCTTTTCCTGGTTGTGTATCAGGTGTCCATTTATCTCTTGCAACTATACTAAATTTAGCTACCTCAGACTTACCATCATTGAATACAAATTGAATATTGTGGTCACCCTTAGAAAGAGTATTTACAAATTTAGATTTCAACCTAACTATAGTACTTCCTTCTTCTGCAGTATAGTTTTCTTTATCTACCACTTTGTTATCAATAAGTATGTCTTCAAATTTATCAAAGTCACCATTTGATCTAAATACTAGTTCTTCTTTGGATCCCAACTTAAATGTTTGATCTTTTCCATCTATTACTAGATATTTAACCTCATCTTCTTCCTCTGGATCTGATGGAGCTGGCTCTTCTGGCTCAGGTTCTGGTGTTGGTTCTGGAGTTGGCTCTGGTTCTGGCTCAGGTGTTGGCTCAGGTTCTGGAGTTGGCTCAGGTTCTGGCTCAGGAATTACTTCCAAGTTATTAATTGCCTCTTCCAATTGAGCCAATGCAGCATTTACTTCATCTTGACTTGCTTTTGCATTATCAATTACTTCTTTTGCCTCAGCAAGCGCTTGTTTAAATGCCATAGAGCTACTTTCAGTGTAACCTTCTAGATCCTTATCAACATTATTGTTATATAACTCTGTCAAAGCTGATTTATCTACTGCTTTATATTCATAACCATAGATTTCAACTTCATTTTGTCTTACAGCCTTCCATCTTGGTGTACCTGCATTTGTAACATGTACACGAACATATCTTGCTGGAACTTTTTCAGAATCTTCAAAGAGTTTGAATTCAACTTCATCCTCTTTATTATCAGCAAATGAACCTATAGCTTTCCAATTTGCATCATTATCCAAGAATGCTCTTGTATTCAAGTCTGACTCTGTATAATCCTCAGCTACCAAGATCTCAATACTTGCAGCAGCTGTATTGTATTCTTTTCCGGCACCTGCTTCAAATGGTCTAGTATTAATAAACTTAGCTGAATCGAGCACATACTCTTTACCTAAATCAATTACGAACCATCCATTAGTTGTATTGCCACCTGGGCACCACTTAGTTTCAGCTACACCATCTATTGCATATTGTGCTGTTTCGTTATCTGCTGGACGTGTAATATCTTGTCCATCATCATTTTTACCCATTTCAGCTAGAACTGTCTTATTCAATGCAACATTTGTTAGTTCTTCTGGTTCAGGTTGTGGCTCTGGTTCAGGGACTGGAGTTGGCTCAGGTTCTGGTTCTGGATCAACTTTTTTCTCTTCTATTGTTGCAACAGCTGTAATAACCTTAGTCTTTCCGTCTGGTAACTCAACACTTGCAGTAACTTTATAATCTCCTGGAATTTCTGAGTTATATTCGCCTTCGAAACTCCAAGTTACTTTTACTGCTGTCTCAACACCATCAGCATCAGTTACAGTTACTTCACTTGGGAATGCAGCTAACACATCTTCTGCACTAGTACCTGCTGGCTTGGTAATATTTTCTACTGGACTTACTTTGTATGTTTTTCCATCTTTTTGATAGAAGCCCTTCATTGTTATATCTGCCATTCTCCACCAAACACTCTTTTCTTTAGTATTTCTTATTCGAATGGCTTTGGCTTTAAGATCCAAGTCAGTATTCTTATATTCACGTTCTCCACTGAGTTTGGCAAGTTCATTCCACTCCTCACCATCTACTGAATATTCTATTACTCCTTCATCTAGTTTATCACCCTCACCTTGTAATATTCTTAATTCACATAGGTTTATAGCTACAGGTAATTCAACTGTTAAAGTAGCGTTTTCTGGAATACGATTGCCTGAATCATGCATCATGAATTCTGTATTATCGTTTGAGTCAAATACGTAATCTTTTGAACTTGTCCAATAACCTGAATCTGCAATGTTATCCAAACTTAGCATATCTTTATTAAGTTTTAATTTTTGACATTCACCTTTGGACAAATCTTTTAAGAATCCTACAATTGAATTGATTTCATTATAGATTTCTTCAACATTATAATTATTTTCATTTACTGATAGTTGTGATGCTAGAGGATCTTCAGAAACTTTTTTAGCTTCACTTAAAATATTTTGAGCTTTGCTGATAATCTTTTCATCAACTTCATCAATTGAGTCTTCCTCTAGAACTGAGGCTAGCTTATTAATATTTTGATTCAAGTATTCTTTGTTGGCTCCATTAACTCTTACTGTATAAGTAAGTTCTTTATCCTCAATCTTGAAACTCAATTCTTGATTTCCAACCTTCAATGGGTCATATCCTGTAATTTCTACTACGTAATTACCATCCTCATTTTTTTCATCTAATGAAACTACACCATCATTTAAGCCACCTTGTCTTACAATTTGGATAGTACCATTATCGTCTCTTGGGAATTCTTCTTGTACAGAATATACATTTCTTGGTTTTTTAACAAAGGTTAAACTCTCAATTGGTCGCTCTGAAATTTGCTCATCAGTTAATACTTCTACCGTAATTTCACCTGCTAGCTTACCTTGCAAAGTAACTTCTAAGACTTGCTCACCGGCTTTGTTTTCATCATACGTCTTTATTGATATATGTGAATTTGTTAATGGCAATGTCTCTTTTGTTTCTTTACCTTCATAATTAATATATGTTACATCTAAGCTTGCATTTTCAAGATCTAACTTCTCACCTTGACGATATAATTTTCGCATATCTTCAGTGTTTAAAGTCATCTCCTTAATCTCAACAGGTTTAGCAGTATTTGTATATCTCAAGTTAAGTTTATTACTTGCTTCTTTATCTTTTGCTTTACTTACATAATATAGTAGACCTGTATCACCAGCTGCTTCAACACTCTTAATTGTTAGAGTACCATCTTCTTCAATAATTCCACTGGCAACTTTTTCTGTTAGATCTTTATCTTTATAAACTGACAATTCAGCCCCTGGCTCACCATTTGCAAATACTAAGTTATAGATACCTTCACTTATTGCAACAGCTTTAGCTCTATTCATTGGTACATTATCTGTCCAAGTTTTAGCAGTTTCATACATGCGCCAGTTATAAATTCTTAAACCACCCCAAGGACTACCATTATCTGTTCTTAATACATCTAATTTCCAGTCTTGAGCTGTTATAGGCTTGTCAAATATATGGCTAGTTACATGGTCCCAGTTTTTTCTTACGCTATGTGCTAGAACGTATTGACCAGTTTCCATGTCTTTGTAATAAATATCAAAGTCAGGAGTATTCATTAAACCATCGTTTACTGATTCACCACCCGCACCAGCATGATCTATGGCATAGCTTGCTATTGTACGAGGTTTATCGAGTCTAACTTCTACTGCTGCAGGTCCTCCGTGGTACCATTTATCTGCAGTATTATTGATTGTACCTGTAAGAATATTAGCAGCACCTTCAGCGTTACCTCCACCAGGAGCACTCAATATGCTTGCTAATGGCATAATATTTTCAGGGTCTGGTTTTGCTGTTTCTGCATCTTCAACTTCCATTCCCCAATCAATTGCTTCGATTAATTCTTCAGATCTTTGTCCATTTTCTCCAACTGCTACTACTTTAATATCAGAAGTTGTTCCTAAAGCATCTGCAGTTCTTAATAAATATGGTAGATATACATAATTTGAGGATGAGGCATTAATAATTTGCCATTCTCCATTAATCTTTTGATAGACTTCATAAATCTTAGCACCATCTACTTTATTAAAATGTACTATAGCTTCTGCTTGAGTACTATTTGTCATTTGAATAGTATCAAGAACTAAGTTACTTGGTGCAGCAGGTGCAGTTTCATCATCGTATAAAGCTATACGACCAACGTTTAATTTATAATTGCTATCAGCACTCTTACCTGTAATTCTGAAGGTAATAGCGTAAACTGTTTGTCCTGCCAATTCACTTAAGTCAGCTTTAGATAAGCCCCAGTTATTTTCAGCTTTAAGTTCAAAGTAATGTAAGTTACTATAATCTGCTGATGTTGCTAATCCGACTTCAACCTTTTGATCGCTACTTTCTTTCAAGGCAACTTCAATTTTACTATTTGAAGTCATATTTAATTGTGTTGAATATA
Above is a window of Fastidiosipila sanguinis DNA encoding:
- a CDS encoding ABC transporter permease, whose translation is MSKNKDQSEVKTKKGKKWKSTDLELVILGLPTFIYFFLFMYLPLPGLLLAFKNYRPKPGHNFFYSLFTSKSAGFKNFEVLFRTPDAPKMIFNTLFYNIIGIILGAILPVAIAMMLSELRSKKVMKTTQTMMFLPHFLSWVVVSNIVYAFLAPNRGYINNVLLANSSKQIDWYNTPQYWRFILIFMNQWKSIGYTSIIYMSAITSIDNSLYEAAMIDGATKFQQARFITIPHLRRTISVMLIMSIGSIFTTGLDLYYLVPRQAFPLYDTYITVDVYVYNSATKAGNLPQGSAVGFLQSVIGFFMVVAANLVIKKVDPESSLF
- a CDS encoding ABC transporter substrate-binding protein; this translates as MSKFKKTTTLALSLLLMLNAVACSNTNNDKQEITTSTEKVKVDPDNNIFSADLDDYKGSGETLSMYTVGGAPDDHDKVFEEVNKYLKEHLNVNINLTYFSWGEYGTNMNTKINGGEYYDMTWGPDLVGVTDFARNGLFYDVSQLLPAAPNLKALIPETVWGGVTLGDGNIFGIPTYKDSSATQYWVYDKAYLEKSGLGEKSVKDVKTLQDLDPIVKQMKEKNPDTNPMLMTSSGVQYLNYDYENIAGPVAVKFGSTDVLNLYAEQEIQDRFRILHKWYKDEIINQEFVEFGELDNSQLHIWSSQGYPGVETQWEREHQSPIVTVPRLGPMYTTTTIQGSYWVINAASKYPVDAIKVLERINVDPYLRNLLAYGIEGEHYDFVDKENNIIIKTDEGKYGPAIYQQGQFMNLYTVAPQVTETNAKDYPELKIGDPIMELANLGQWQDVHEINKTADVSKLLGFMFDPSNVETEVSALNNVTSKYFEPLHTGEGDPEEILPKMLQEMDQIGIDKVIEEAQKQIDEFLAKK
- a CDS encoding ArgE/DapE family deacylase, encoding MDKYIKILEDLIKIESVNNYEELVANYILDLFKDYENVDTDTVVSYPGRNNIIVKLKGKSAAEDRKVFAFSGHLDVVAPGEGWTYGPFSAEVIDNRMYGRGTSDMKAGVAASLCAILDIIESGQEFPGEIWFLGTVGEEVGMQGALDLVEGGYLDGVDAIVIPEPTKRDNENQAIFASKGSIMYTISAKGKAAHSSMPELGINAIMTAVDYIDKVQRQFDEVTANPNYQNENLGSTINVFSMIEGGIQVNSVPDNVKLVGNTRTVPEFGSKESIKLFEDAISANNKDESKAKLSIEYDQVLDPAEAGKDNELIRSLIAAAPNKNVKVRPLVGTCELSRYIHISDDIQLVVYGPGLTKNAHIVDEYVEIDEYLDTIEIFKRLALNFLKTE
- a CDS encoding carbohydrate ABC transporter permease — encoded protein: MNKTKKGLRSGLEKYNNISITTNIIFSLIAIVFALLCLLPVILAMSISFTSEANLNINGYQFIPEDFSLEAYKIIFGIQSGIPRALLVSVVTTFLGTALGIFLNSTYAYLLTQKKFKFQRFALIYILIPMLFSGGLIPSYMINKGFLKLGDTWTVLIVLGAVSSFNIIIIKTFFEGQLGDSILEQADIDGAGHFRKYFQIVLPLSKPVLATIAIFLAFGYWNSWMTASLYIENRPDLKPLQAILMEIEGTISFLKSPEGQKSLSNMGADIVNIPSDPIRMALVVIIVVPIALVYPFFQRYFTSGLMIGAIKG
- a CDS encoding DUF4298 domain-containing protein, with product MNDELIKRIQKMDSILEKHTAALEKLNAALDEYEESNKEYQELSDYYSSQTWFDDYDAEAAGEIPEDMTRAVLSEDAVFNLIGEQLNTAIRMLETGTEAVKNG
- a CDS encoding IS3 family transposase (programmed frameshift): MAKHSFEFKKKVVLEYLDDKGGFTYLSKKYGLGSKTQLRSWINAYKMFGDEGLMRSRKKEKYSFEIKLSIVELYLSSEISYQDLAIQEGISNPSMICNWVSRFRAAGPDALKPRKKGRKRKLDKPKIDNKAQEAEERIVDTSAEHVKELEDELLKLRIENAFFKRTEETAFRGRGKNERTALVINSLRGEFKLKDLLSYTGMPKATYMYWQKRLDRENPDKEIEEKILEIRDNHKDYGYRRVTGELRNQGYYVNKKKVQRIMQKLVLQVTSFTRKSRKYSSYKGKVGTVAPNRIRRRFNTCIPHQKITTDTTEFKYYEINAKGQMTMRKLYLDPFMDMCNGEIISYGIDKKPSAKNVMDALEQAIAITSDCKFRRTFHSDQGWAYQMKAYSHRLKEERIFQSMSRKGNCHDNAVMENFFGLLKQEIYYGATYYSYDELKSEIERYIKYYNEQRIKEKLGWLSPVQYRLRLLAA